One Marmota flaviventris isolate mMarFla1 chromosome 17, mMarFla1.hap1, whole genome shotgun sequence genomic window, GGGACATCACTGGGATGAGGGAGGCTGGTAGGTGGCACAGTGGCCCTGGGGTGGGCCAAGCACTGAGGAGCCAGGGGAGGGGTGGTACCTCAGGGACAGGGATGCAGCACCTACCCCAGGGAGGTGTGGACGGCCTCAGGCCTGCGGCCTCCTCCTGGTCTTGAGACTCTGCTGGGGAGACACTGTCACGTTGGCACAGAGCCCTGATGTCCCTCTACCTCTGGGGCAGCATGAGCAGGGGTAGGGCTCCCTGGGTCCCCTCCAGGGGCCAGATCACAGACACTGCCAGCTGGGCTCAGGTGACAGGGGTGGATTAGACCGGTGGGGGGCACGGGGACCTTGGATCTTGTAGGGAAGGAAAGGATGAGGTGGGCAGTGGGTTTAGGCTGGGAGGGGCCTGACTGGGCACGGAAGCGATGGCACCCAGGACACCTGCGGGCCCTGTGAGGCCTGGGGGCACAGAGCCGCAGGAGAGGGGGACGTTTTCCGTGGCCCCTTCACTTTGTGGACAACTGGGGGAgcaggtgggggaagggaggaaggtgggggaagggagcaggTGCTGGGCGGGTGTGTCTGGGTGAGGACCGGAGGGCAATCGGGGGTGGTAGTGGTCTGAGGAGAAATTGCCCTTGTTATGGGGACGGGGTCCAGGGTGAAGCTGTGCAGCGGGCACGCTGGGCGGGGCAGGTCTGGAGAGGGTAGGACAGCGCACGGGAGCTGGGGGCCAGGGACTCTTTTGCTTGCTGTGTCTGGTCAGGACTCAGGCCTGCGCCTGTGGGTCTGTGCCCTGGACTCTGCCCTCTGCTCTGCTCCGGCTCCTTGGCCGCTGCCCCTCCCAGTGGGGAGCCCCCTgctgcccccagcccctccccatgcTCCGCCCCTGGCCCACCCTCCCGCTTGGCCCTGGCTCTGGCCCCGCCCCGGGCCCGCCTCACCTGAGACATTCAGATACGTGGCTCTGTTCGTTCTCTGGAGCCCTTGCAGCTGCCACACGTATTGTCCCGCGTGGGCGTCCTGGGCGGCTGTGACCACCAGCCGGGCCTGGCCTCCGTGCACCTGGAGCTTCCAGCCACCCCTGGAGAAGCGTCCCGGGGGCTGCTCCTGGAAGATGGTCACGGTCTTTCCGTGGGCGCGCAGCCAGATGGTGATGCGGGAGAAGGTGTTGGAGATGTTGCAGGCCATCACTGCCGGCTGGCCCCTGGGCACGGTCACCACGCCCTCTGTGCAAGAGGGCCTGTCCCAGCCTGTGTGGAGGGGAGGGTCACACTGTGGGCagggcggggcctgggcggggCAGGGGTGGTGTCAGTGCCTCCAGGGACTCTACATGTGACTCACGCTAGGATAGGGTCCATCAAAGCCCACAGAGCTGGGGTGGCAGTCAGACACACACCGCAGGGAGGGAGGCCGTGTGCCAGGCGTGTGTGCCACCAGCTGGTCACTGGGCAGGAGGCAGCTGGTCAGCCAGATGTTCCTGCAGCTCCCTGCCCTGTGCCGTGCCACCACGTGGGCCCCAGGGAGGTCTTTGTGGTGTTAGGGTCTCCAGTTGCACCTCCTGGGGGATCTGACCCAAATTCTTGCTGTCCCCATTGGCTATCAGAGTGGCCAGGACACTGGTGCCTTGGGTGGCCCTGGGGGCATTTCTCTGCACAGCCAACCTGGATCTGGAGAGCTGCACGGGGACTCACTGGGGACCCTGTGCATTGCACCTTCCCTTCTAGTGCTCTGAGTGTCTGCTTGTCTAAGGCCCAGTGATGCTGAGGCTGCTGACCAGGGTGGATCAGGGACCTTGCTGGGAGGAACTCGGTCCTGTGGAGCCTCTCGTCCCCTGGCCATGGCACCCGCCCCAACTCTCAGGGATCCTCTTTGCCTTGGAGCCTGGACGTGGTCTTGGGCACCCCCTGATGCTCCGGAAGTGGCCAGCAGGCATTGCTGGGGTGCCTGCCCTGCTGTCCTGGGTGCACGGGGCTTGCCCCTTTAAGACCCAGGGTCTCCTGCTGGCTTCTCACCCATGGGCCTGGGTCTGCAGGGTCACAGTCGTCACTTGGGGTGGGTCAGTTCTGGGCCTGACCTTGGTCTGCCCTTCCCAcccctgtgtccccagcccttctctggCAGAGGGGCAGAGTCCCAATACCTACTTGTGTTCTGAGCACTCAGGGAGGCCACCAGGAGCAGGAGGATCCCGAGCATGCTGGGAACGCAGGGCTGGGGGATGCGTCTGGGGGACACAGAGGGCCAGGTCTGCATGGCTGGCTGATGGGGGAGGCCTCAGGGGTCCCTTGTCCTGGATACCGGTTTCTGGGACATTCCctgtggaagggagggagggagacccGGGGGTCAGAAGTCCCCAGGTGGTCCCAGGCTGCAGGGAGCGGCCTCCACCTGGCCAGGGGCTGGGCAGCCCAGGGGCCAAGCTTCCCCTGGACGAGCTGTGTCCTCCATGCTTGAGCCTCCTCCCAGTGTCTGGGTCCCCAGCAGCCACCCTCCTTCCTGTCCCTGTGCTTCATAATGTGTGAGGCCCCAGCCACAGGAACCAAGGGAATCACAGGAAGACAGAAGAACGTCTGTCCCCTGGACAGGCGGAACTGGGTGGTCCCCTGCAGCTGGCCTGGAGTTGCTGCACTCAGAGGGACCACCCACCTGCGTGTCCTAGAGGGATGGCCGAGCCACAGCTGCTGGCGGGGGCTGCCCTGAGAGCTCCTCCTGGTCTGTAGGGCGCCCTGAGTCCCCAGGTCCTTCTGCCTCTGCTCCCGGGAGGAGGCAGGGTGCTCCCCGACTGCTGCCCAGTGCCCTTGGGATTTGGGCCCCAGCCAGGGCTGTCCTCCAGCTGGCCTGCCGCCCACCACGGCTCACAGTCCCAGTCCTGACTATGCCCCAACTTAAGCAGAGCCTGATTCCTGCCTCGAGGGGGGATGTTCCTGGGAGTCACCTTCAGAGGCACAGCTGGTGTGTGTTTCCCAAACCCCAGTGAGAGGCGTGCTGTGGGGGCAGCCCAGTGCAGGGCTGCGGAGGTGACCTGGCTCTGTCATTCTCGTGCCCGTCCCAGTTGTAGTCCCCTCACCTCACTAGCTCAGTGGTCAGCACGGGCAGCACCCCTGAGACCCCCATTATGCTCAGGCGTCCACAGACCCTGTCCCACACCCACCGGGCAGCTTCACCCTGCCAATTGCGGGACAGAGCCCACTTGCTGTGCTTTCTAGTCCTGCGCTTCTGCATCCCTGCAGCACCGGCCGCCCCCTGGACCTCGGGAGTGACAGGCTGCAGGCTGTTTAGGTGGGCCTCCCTGTGCAGTCTCACCTGGGGCCTCCGACTTCACAGGGTGTGGCTGGCCTCCTCCCTCCAGTCCCTGCCCCAGGGGTCCTGGCCTGGCAGAGGAGGTCCGTCCCTCCCAGCTTCCTGGCTAGCGCGGGCGGTTTCTCCCTGTAAGTGCAGAGTCCTTCATCATGTGCCCACTGCGGCTCCCAGGGGGGTCGCCTGCAGCAGAGCAAGGAAGGGCCCCGTGCAGTGCTGACTCTTCTGCAGGGGGACCAGCCTCCTGCCCCCCAGAGCTCTGCCGAGGCGGGTGACCAGCCTCCCCAGACCACAGCTGCTACCCCATGTGGGGAACCTCCTGGCTGCTCCGCTCCTGTCACACCAACGgacgtgcacacacacaggtgAGCACACGGGGCTAGGGGGCAGAGATAAGCCCCTGACAGCCAATgatgccaccacaccctgcataCCGTGGGTGCTCAAGTGTGTGGATCTGGCCACAGGGAGCCATCGGGGGCCTGCAGCCTCTCACAGAAGCCCGACCCCTCCCCACCTGGGGGGCAGCTCTGCAGGGAGGGATGTGGCCCAGCAGCCCCCACAGGGCTCAGTCAGTACCCCATGGTGGGTCCTGGCCCAATGCCTGGGCTGGACCTGGGCTGGTCAAAGGTCAGTCTTGGCCGTCACCTGCACCTGGTGACACGGACAGGTGGCAGCTTTGGTGGAGCTGTTATGTAACCTTGCTGACCTGCCAGCTGGGCTTGGGGAGGGGACAAGAGGGAAGAGCAAACCGAGTGGCTGGGCTCTGTCAGGCGGGAGCTACTGGCGAGGTCCGCAGTCCTCCTGGGAAGAGGCAGGGTGCTCCCTGACTGCTGCCCAGTGCCCTTGGGATTTGGGCCCCAGCCAGGGCTGTCCTCCAGCTGGCCTGCCGCCCACCACGGCTCACAGTCCCAGTCCTGACTATGCCCCAACTTAAGCAGAGCCTGCTTCCTGCCTCGAGGGGGGATGTTCCTGGGAGTCACCTTCAGAGGCACAGCTGGTGTGTTTCCCAGACCCCAGTGAGAGGCCATGAGAAATCACAGCAGAAGGTGCCACCACCCACCAGGGCGTCCGCTGTCCCCAGTAGAAAACTGGCCCTGACAGCCCACGACATCGTCCCCAGGAGGCCAGAGTCCTGGCTGGCTGAGGGCACTGGTCAGGGTCCAAGCCACATTGCCCAAGTCAGCAGTGTCCATGAATCTAGCCCTGGACATCCACAGGCCACCTCTCCTCATGCTCTCCTGTGCTCCGCCTCCATGGAAGCCCCAGAAGGCTTCAGAATCCACATAGGAGGACCCTGAGTGTGCCCCTGCCTTTGCCCCTCAGGCTGCCTCTGCTTTGGGCTGATGTGATGGCCTCTGTCACAGCCCCTGTGTTGCTGACCAGGCGAGAGTCTGTAGGATGACCGAAACTCAGTGTGTTCACAGACCTCTTCTGAAGTCTGCACTTTGACGGGCTCTGGGGCCACCCAGGCCATCAGGTAGGACTGTGGGATCTGGGGGCAGCTTCACAACCAGGGGCCCAGCTGGTGCTGGGCAGGTGTCCCTGGCCTGGAGGTGGGGACTGAGCTGTCCTGGGGACCGGGACTGAGGTCAGCCATGGGAGGGAGGGCGTGCCTCCTGGCTCCCACGCTGGGCGAGTTCTCCCTGTTCAGAGCTGAAGGTACCCTGCGTCCCTCTCCCAGGAGCCCCTGCTTTGCCTCCCTCCAGGCCTCCAGGCCAGCAGTGGGGAGGCCAGGTCTGCCAGGGCAGTGGGTCTCCCTTACTGCCCCGCCCGGGGAACCCCTTCTTCTGCAGGAAGCTGGGCTGTGTCTGTGTTGATCTTCCTTCCAGGGACTCTGAACCTTCAGGAGTGAGTCACAGGTCAGCACTCTGGCCACCCAACTAAAGGCCACCATGGATCTTTATGGCTCTGAGCTGGAAATCCCCTAGAACACTCTGCCTACACTTCCCCGCCTCCCTGTGGGGTGCTGGTCctgcctgggttccattctcGTGGAGGGACAGACCTGGCCTGGCCATCTCAGAGAGCTGCACCTGGCTGTGTCCCGAGTGGACCATGGAACCACAGATCTCGGTGGCCAGGTCCTGGAGGCTCTGTGGGCCAGCCACACACACCAGACAGCACCCAGCTCCTCCTGCCTGGGCAGTGGCTGTGTCCACCTTCCTCACCTGACCGACTTGGCACTGGCCCTGTTCTGCCCTGGAGCTCAGGAGAGCCTGGCCTGGCTCCTGCAGAGCACGGGCTCAGCAcctgcctccctcagcctcctgcttcCAGCCGGGCCGGGGCTGGGGCAGCAGGGAGAGAAGCACTCTCCTCTCTTTGGGGCCTGTGCCTCCTCCAGGGTCCCAGCTCCAGCCACCTGGACTCCTGGGCTCTGGGAACTTCCCCGCGTCCCTCCAGCCACATGGGTGCTTCCCGCCTCTCACCTGAGGACTCAGTGCCCCTCTGGCCTTCCTTACTCCAACACCTTGACCACTGACCCTCTCGTGGCATCTCCTGCGGCACCTAGGCCCTGACCCTTGTCCAGCAGGGGTGGAGGGTGGCTGGACCAGCACTGGGCTGGAGAGATCCCAGGAGCTGGTTGAATTCCCTGCCTTGAGACTCCTCCCAGGCCACACACCAACACCTGGCAGGTGCAGAGAAAGCCCCGGGACAGGCCAGCCGAGGTCACTCTGGCAGTGGCAAGGACAAGCTTTCTGCTGCATTTTGGAATTTTCCTATGCTAGCAGGAAGCCCCAGGGACAGGCCTGAAAATGACCTTTAGGGACTCAGGGTCGGGGCATAGACACGGGAAGGACCGCGGTGGGTCTCCTTCTTCCCGAGGCTTCACACTGAGAGGCCCAGCTCCTCCGAGCAGTGACACTCAGTGGCAACCTGGAATCTGCTATGTTTCTTTGGGTGGAAACGCGCCTGGTGCCACAGCCCTCCCCACGTTCGGGACGCCCCGTTACGGCTGAGATCAGATAGGCCCTCGTTTTGCAGCAAGTACAATATCTGGGACATACCTGAACTAAGAAGCAACTCGCTACCTGCGTTCAGCCATGTGGGCGCCACACTGAGGGCCCATCCACCCCACTCCAGAGCCCTCTCGCTTCTCTGCCCAGCCGCCTCCCTTCCCACGCTCCCTTCCTCCTGCCCGGCTGCCCCTTGCTCTCCATCCCCCGTAGCCCCACTTGGGGGATGCCCTGCACTTGAGGGTGCCTGCCCTGGGAGGGGAAGGTGGCCGAACTCCTGCTGTGGGCCCAGGTGGCCTGGCCAAGTGGGAGGCCAGAAGGTGGCAGGACCCCAGCTCACTGTGGAGGGCAGGGACAGCAGAGCATGCAAACGCCCACCTCTAGTCAGAAGAGGGCAAGAAGCACAGCTCTCTCCAGCACCCACCAGATGCTGGCCACCAGACAGGGGCCAGGCAGCAACCTGAGCAAGCATGACACACAGATTTAAGTCCTCGGCCACTCAGCCCACTCCTCGGAGCCCTGCATGCCCTGCCCCCTAGGCGACATCAGTGAGCTGGTTTGTGGGTGCCTGGGAGTCCTGGGGTCTGGGTGCACTGGGGACCAGTGAGGCCCCTGGGGGTCTCCCCTTCCACCACACCTGAGGGAGCCGCACTCACGTCCTGCACGCTGCAGGAGCTCGAGAAAGCTGCATGCTCCCTTGTCTGCACAGAGAGGCCTCTGTCAGCACTGACCAGCTGTACTGCTGGCCAGCACTGCGAGGAACTGGCCACAATTCtcagaaaagagaaagtgaagCCTGCAAAACCACGGCCCGCGGGGCACAGGCAACGGGGGGCACAGGCAGCCGGGGCACAGGCAGCCGGAGCACAGTCAGCCGGGGCACAGGCAGCCGGAGCACAGGCAGCCGGGGCACAGGCAGTGGGGGGCACAGTCAGCCGGGGCACAGGCAACGGGGGGCACAGGCAGCCGGGGCACAGGCAGCGGGGGGCACAGTCAGCCGGGGCACAGGCAGTGGGGGGCACAGTCAGCCGGGGCACAGGCAGCGGGGGGCACAGTCAGCCGGGGCACAGTCAGTCGGGGGCACAGTCAGCCGGGGGCACAGTCAGCCGGGGGTACAGGCAGCCGGGGCACAGTCAGCCGGGGGCACAGTCAGCCGGGGGTACAGGCAGCCGGGGCACAGTCAGCCAGGGCACAGGCAGCGGGGGGCACAGTCAGCCGGGGGCACAGTCAGCCGGGGCACAGTCAGCCGGGGCTCCTGTCTTGGTTGCTGCTGAGGCAGGCCGGGAGGGGACCCAGGGGCCACAGAGTCCCTGAGCCAGA contains:
- the Sectm1 gene encoding secreted and transmembrane protein 1 isoform X1; this encodes MQTWPSVSPRRIPQPCVPSMLGILLLLVASLSAQNTSWDRPSCTEGVVTVPRGQPAVMACNISNTFSRITIWLRAHGKTVTIFQEQPPGRFSRGGWKLQVHGGQARLVVTAAQDAHAGQYVWQLQGLQRTNRATYLNVSAESQDQEEAAGLRPSTPPWGTASQVPGSERLQARSQATPQAMVGALVAVLLLILVVGSLGWCWHRRSLKLVQLQRF
- the Sectm1 gene encoding secreted and transmembrane protein 1 isoform X2, giving the protein MQTWPSVSPRRIPQPCVPSMLGILLLLVASLSAQNTSWDRPSCTEGVVTVPRGQPAVMACNISNTFSRITIWLRAHGKTVTIFQEQPPGRFSRGGWKLQVHGGQARLVVTAAQDAHAGQYVWQLQGLQRTNRATYLNVSDGSNGTTPVSSFRRRPSSFRTPWTGHQGRTPAEHHGGRR